In Sphingobacteriaceae bacterium, the following proteins share a genomic window:
- the ligD gene encoding DNA ligase D encodes MALASYKAKRNFKESPEPTGGKPDSEKFRFVIQKHDASHLHYDFRLEMEGVLKSWAVPKGPSTDPAIKRLAMMVEDHPYDYRNFEGIIPSGYGAGTVIVWDEGFYEPAEEAGKTKKEQDTYLRAGIRKGKLHFILKGKKVKGEYALIKTHGRGENQWLLFKVRDKYVSTNDITLKDKSVISKKTLAQVEKTTANFYGATRVKEAKTVSKKEKTLNKRSEIQAASAKNKAEKKNKPAIKKEPVVSKSSASKVVKKKATPNLNAKEILNQAPKGPFKKIIKPMLATLVDQPFDDEGWLYEVKWDGYRAVAFKNKTHVELKSRNDKSFNEKFYPVLEALKKWKINAIVDGEVVVSEENGISNFGALQNWRSEADGDLYYHVFDILWLEGKDVTGLSLRERRAILESIIPKGGIIRLSQAFEESGKEFFEAAKEIGLEGIIAKKADSPYQEGDRTNNWLKIKANKRQEMVIGGYTKNDESSKLFSSLLVGVFDGKELVYTGKIGTGFSQEMQKDLLKKFKSLIIKKSPFTELPDINKPSRFRPDPPHATATWLKPQLVCEVSFTEMTSDGVMRHPSFEGMRIDKKATDVIRENEKPVSKAVKESKAEAAKKMVVPTGKSDRKTFLNPTDETQVREINGHELKFTNLNKIYWPKEKITKRDLLNYYYQVAPYILPYLKNRPQSMNRHPDGITGQSFYFKDITGKAPDWIDTFLYHSDADDRDRNYLVAKDDASLLYMASLGCIEMNPWHSRVESEDFPDWCVIDLDPGKTTFEQVIKAAQVTKELLDSIEVPCYPKTSGSTGIHIYIPMGAKYTYEQSKEFARLIAKLVHEQIPGFTSIERAVKGRGGKMYIDFLQNRAQATISAPYSVRPKPEATVSMPLHWDEVKKGLKMRDFTIHNALDRIKEVGDIFKPVLGKGINLKKVLEKF; translated from the coding sequence ATGGCATTAGCATCCTATAAAGCAAAAAGAAATTTTAAAGAGTCTCCCGAACCAACAGGAGGTAAACCCGATAGCGAAAAATTCAGGTTTGTCATTCAGAAACATGACGCATCTCATTTGCATTACGATTTTCGTCTCGAAATGGAGGGTGTATTAAAAAGCTGGGCAGTTCCAAAAGGCCCTTCCACAGACCCTGCAATCAAGCGTCTCGCCATGATGGTGGAAGACCATCCCTACGACTATAGAAATTTTGAAGGAATTATTCCGAGCGGCTACGGGGCCGGGACCGTTATTGTGTGGGACGAAGGATTTTATGAGCCTGCAGAAGAAGCAGGCAAAACAAAAAAGGAACAAGACACCTATTTGAGAGCAGGTATTCGCAAAGGAAAACTGCATTTTATTCTTAAAGGAAAAAAAGTAAAAGGAGAATACGCACTTATTAAAACACATGGGCGTGGAGAGAATCAGTGGCTTCTTTTTAAGGTGAGAGATAAATATGTTTCTACCAATGATATCACCTTAAAAGATAAATCCGTTATCTCAAAAAAGACTTTAGCACAGGTGGAAAAAACCACCGCTAATTTTTACGGTGCCACGCGTGTGAAGGAAGCAAAGACTGTCAGTAAAAAAGAGAAAACCTTAAATAAACGCAGCGAAATACAAGCGGCCTCTGCAAAGAATAAAGCCGAAAAAAAGAATAAGCCCGCTATAAAAAAAGAGCCTGTCGTATCAAAAAGTAGTGCATCCAAAGTGGTAAAAAAAAAGGCTACACCTAATTTAAATGCAAAAGAAATTTTAAACCAGGCCCCTAAAGGACCATTTAAAAAAATAATAAAACCCATGTTAGCCACTCTCGTAGATCAGCCCTTTGATGATGAGGGTTGGCTTTATGAAGTGAAGTGGGATGGCTACAGGGCGGTTGCATTCAAGAACAAAACGCACGTTGAACTGAAATCCCGCAACGACAAATCTTTTAACGAAAAATTTTATCCTGTACTGGAAGCACTAAAAAAATGGAAGATCAATGCCATTGTTGACGGTGAAGTAGTAGTAAGCGAAGAAAACGGTATTTCAAATTTTGGTGCTTTACAAAATTGGAGGAGCGAAGCCGACGGAGATTTATATTACCATGTATTCGATATCCTGTGGCTGGAAGGAAAAGATGTAACGGGATTAAGCTTGCGGGAAAGAAGAGCTATTCTTGAATCTATAATTCCAAAAGGTGGAATTATTAGACTAAGTCAGGCTTTCGAAGAATCAGGCAAAGAATTTTTTGAGGCGGCAAAAGAGATCGGGCTGGAAGGCATTATTGCAAAAAAGGCAGACTCGCCCTACCAGGAGGGAGATCGCACAAATAACTGGCTAAAAATAAAAGCTAATAAACGCCAGGAAATGGTGATTGGAGGCTACACGAAAAATGACGAGAGTTCTAAATTATTCAGTTCGCTTTTAGTTGGCGTTTTTGATGGAAAAGAATTGGTTTACACCGGAAAGATCGGTACAGGCTTTAGCCAGGAAATGCAAAAGGACCTATTAAAAAAATTCAAATCACTGATCATAAAAAAATCTCCATTTACAGAATTACCTGATATAAATAAACCATCGCGCTTTCGTCCAGATCCGCCGCACGCCACAGCAACATGGTTAAAGCCACAATTGGTTTGCGAAGTAAGCTTTACAGAGATGACCAGCGATGGCGTTATGCGTCATCCTTCGTTTGAAGGGATGCGAATAGATAAAAAAGCTACAGATGTTATTCGCGAGAATGAAAAACCGGTATCTAAAGCAGTAAAAGAAAGTAAAGCGGAAGCCGCAAAAAAAATGGTAGTACCCACTGGAAAAAGTGATCGTAAAACATTTTTAAATCCCACGGATGAAACACAGGTTCGCGAAATTAATGGCCACGAGCTAAAATTTACAAACCTGAATAAAATCTACTGGCCCAAAGAAAAAATTACCAAACGCGATCTCCTGAATTATTATTACCAGGTAGCGCCTTATATCTTGCCCTATCTTAAAAATCGTCCGCAGTCTATGAATCGTCACCCCGATGGGATTACAGGACAAAGTTTTTATTTTAAAGATATTACCGGGAAAGCTCCCGACTGGATTGATACATTTTTGTATCACAGCGACGCAGATGATCGCGATAGGAACTATTTGGTGGCAAAAGACGATGCCAGTCTTTTGTACATGGCATCTTTAGGATGTATTGAAATGAACCCCTGGCATAGTCGCGTTGAAAGCGAAGACTTTCCCGATTGGTGTGTGATTGATTTAGATCCTGGTAAAACTACCTTCGAGCAAGTTATAAAAGCAGCTCAGGTTACTAAAGAACTTTTGGATAGTATAGAAGTGCCCTGTTATCCTAAAACAAGTGGTTCCACAGGAATACACATTTACATTCCAATGGGAGCAAAATATACTTATGAGCAATCAAAAGAATTTGCAAGACTCATTGCGAAACTCGTACATGAGCAAATTCCAGGTTTTACCAGTATTGAACGTGCTGTGAAAGGCAGAGGTGGAAAAATGTATATTGATTTTTTA
- a CDS encoding mechanosensitive ion channel protein MscS — MSDFKFLVTLERFLNNFHFSWNAFLSHVPEILGGILCFTLTLFLANFLSKLASTYAVRRSKDILIANFVGKIIWTVIFIFGTVLALGILGLGNVSNKILAGAGITTFVVGFALKDIGENFLSGIILAFSRPYHVGNLIECTGVKGIVKDMTMRQTTVEAENGKIIMIPNSAILKNPLTRYLNDDNNLRQEFSISIESSKLQEAVILIKKTVSNFQYVMNEERPVKVVVDSISGDKIKMLVIYWFSAKAFHGSRSGSKSEIMMAVIMKLNEAEVKFSG, encoded by the coding sequence CTGTCAGACTTTAAATTCTTGGTAACTTTGGAAAGATTTTTAAATAATTTTCATTTTTCATGGAACGCTTTCTTAAGTCATGTTCCTGAAATCCTGGGGGGAATTCTTTGTTTTACACTTACATTATTTCTTGCTAATTTTTTATCGAAACTCGCCTCAACTTATGCAGTGCGACGTTCAAAAGACATCTTGATTGCAAATTTTGTTGGAAAAATAATCTGGACAGTTATTTTTATTTTCGGAACCGTGTTGGCTTTAGGCATACTCGGTTTAGGAAATGTTTCCAATAAAATTCTGGCTGGTGCGGGCATAACTACTTTTGTTGTAGGTTTTGCCTTAAAGGATATCGGCGAAAATTTTCTCTCTGGTATTATTCTTGCCTTTAGCAGGCCTTATCATGTAGGAAATCTTATAGAATGTACCGGTGTTAAAGGAATTGTGAAAGACATGACGATGCGCCAAACCACGGTAGAAGCGGAGAATGGTAAAATTATCATGATACCGAATTCGGCGATCTTAAAGAATCCTTTAACACGCTATCTCAACGATGATAATAATTTGAGGCAGGAATTCTCCATCAGTATTGAGTCTTCGAAATTACAGGAGGCGGTGATCCTGATTAAAAAAACAGTAAGCAACTTTCAATACGTGATGAATGAAGAAAGGCCTGTAAAAGTTGTAGTTGATAGTATAAGCGGCGATAAGATAAAAATGCTGGTTATCTATTGGTTCAGTGCCAAAGCTTTTCACGGTTCCCGCTCTGGAAGCAAATCAGAAATTATGATGGCTGTGATTATGAAACTTAACGAAGCGGAAGTTAAATTTTCAGGCTAA
- a CDS encoding DNA-binding response regulator, whose translation MKAIIIDDEKNSTELTSSILRDYCPRVKILATASSVGEAYKTIIQLQPDLIFLDVQMQDGTGFDLLNKFPLINFKIIFITAHQEFAVNAFKRSAIDYLLKPIAPPDIINAVSKAEQQFNNNEWNSQLKTLLGNVSEPLQQRQKLVLKTMERIYSVHLNEIIRFQSEGSYTEVYLEKGKKIVVSKLLKEFDELLSSNGFIRVHQSHLINSEFIFCFEKTQNLVTMKDDSTVPVSVRKKETLMSLLNSI comes from the coding sequence ATGAAGGCTATAATCATTGACGACGAAAAAAACTCGACAGAGTTAACTTCTTCTATTTTAAGAGACTATTGCCCCAGGGTAAAAATTTTAGCCACAGCCTCTTCCGTTGGCGAAGCATATAAAACAATTATTCAATTACAACCTGACCTTATTTTTTTGGATGTTCAAATGCAGGATGGAACAGGGTTTGATCTCCTGAATAAATTTCCACTTATTAATTTTAAAATTATATTTATAACCGCTCACCAGGAATTTGCAGTAAACGCTTTTAAACGCAGTGCTATTGACTATTTGCTAAAACCCATCGCTCCGCCAGATATTATTAACGCTGTTTCTAAAGCTGAGCAACAGTTTAATAACAACGAATGGAATTCTCAACTCAAAACCTTGTTGGGAAATGTTTCAGAGCCTTTGCAACAAAGACAAAAACTTGTTCTTAAAACCATGGAGCGAATTTACTCGGTGCACCTTAACGAAATTATTCGCTTTCAGTCAGAAGGAAGTTATACAGAGGTATATCTCGAAAAAGGGAAAAAAATTGTTGTATCCAAACTCCTGAAAGAATTTGATGAACTCCTGAGTTCGAATGGGTTTATAAGAGTTCACCAATCGCACCTGATAAACAGTGAATTCATTTTTTGTTTTGAGAAAACACAAAACCTTGTAACGATGAAAGATGATTCTACTGTACCGGTTTCTGTAAGAAAAAAAGAAACGCTGATGAGTCTTCTCAACTCTATTTAA
- a CDS encoding long-chain fatty acid transporter, whose translation MKHLQKLTAALIFCLPFATSAQGYQVNLQGQVQQGMGGAGTAYMQDAAALFYNPGGASFLKGNEISIGVSPTIPNGQFLDKNTGQTSRTKSPVSFPFAAYALFGAKDTSKLKFGLAVYTPFGSTVEWENGWIGRFALTRLQLQSIFFQPTVSYRLTSKLGIGAGFVYANGKVNLQKDIPVVDANGNYGHAELDGKANGYGFNAGIYYKPMEKFSVGLTYRSQVNMKIKEGDATFTVPSSLSSNFPNGKFKAELPLPSVLTLGLAYDVTSKLALALDINYVGWKAYDTLSFDYETNTASLTDTKSARMYKNTLAFRLGGQYKITEAFALRLGVAYGITPVQNGYMTPETPDANRINYTIGLGYTIKKRFGVNASFLFTTLKREDTNLETNMSGTYQTNVCIPGISLFYKF comes from the coding sequence ATGAAACATCTACAAAAATTAACAGCAGCACTTATCTTCTGTTTACCTTTCGCCACAAGCGCACAAGGTTACCAGGTGAATTTACAGGGCCAGGTTCAACAAGGTATGGGCGGCGCCGGAACCGCCTATATGCAGGATGCCGCGGCGTTATTTTATAACCCGGGGGGTGCGTCATTTCTAAAAGGTAATGAGATTTCTATTGGTGTGAGTCCGACAATACCGAACGGGCAATTTCTGGATAAAAATACGGGTCAAACTTCGCGAACTAAATCCCCGGTAAGTTTCCCCTTTGCTGCCTATGCTTTATTTGGTGCTAAAGATACAAGCAAGTTAAAATTTGGACTTGCAGTTTATACGCCCTTTGGAAGCACTGTAGAGTGGGAGAATGGTTGGATCGGACGTTTTGCACTCACGCGCCTGCAACTGCAATCTATTTTCTTTCAACCTACCGTGAGTTATAGGCTCACCAGCAAACTGGGTATCGGTGCCGGTTTTGTATACGCAAACGGAAAAGTTAATTTACAGAAAGACATTCCTGTAGTCGATGCAAACGGTAACTATGGTCATGCCGAACTAGACGGTAAAGCTAACGGTTACGGGTTTAACGCAGGAATATATTACAAACCCATGGAGAAGTTTTCTGTAGGGCTTACTTATCGCTCACAGGTAAATATGAAAATCAAAGAGGGGGATGCCACTTTTACAGTGCCATCTTCTCTTTCTTCTAACTTCCCCAATGGAAAATTTAAAGCAGAACTTCCATTGCCGTCTGTTCTAACTTTAGGACTGGCTTACGATGTCACTTCGAAATTGGCACTGGCACTGGATATAAATTATGTTGGCTGGAAAGCTTATGATACACTTTCTTTTGACTATGAAACTAATACAGCATCTTTAACAGATACTAAGTCGGCAAGAATGTATAAAAATACGCTGGCCTTCAGGCTTGGTGGACAATATAAAATAACCGAAGCCTTTGCTTTACGTCTTGGTGTAGCTTACGGAATTACCCCGGTTCAAAACGGCTATATGACTCCTGAAACTCCTGACGCGAACAGGATTAATTATACTATAGGGCTGGGATATACCATTAAGAAAAGATTTGGTGTGAATGCTTCTTTCTTATTTACAACATTAAAACGAGAAGATACAAATCTTGAGACGAATATGAGTGGCACCTATCAGACAAATGTATGCATTCCAGGTATCTCCTTATTTTATAAATTTTAA
- a CDS encoding DUF4442 domain-containing protein, whose protein sequence is MMISENKLKWLMRFYPPMLFQRIWVMKIYKGFTGIDVKINRSLFTTNLGNSIFGGTIFSATDPFYALLFGQLMQRKGFKITVWLKSAQIQYIKPGRTDLHYSIKISEEMITEAEGVLRAEGKFIKAYPIEIFDTSGELCATALNEVYVRNLEFKK, encoded by the coding sequence ATGATGATATCCGAAAATAAATTAAAGTGGTTAATGCGTTTTTATCCGCCTATGCTCTTTCAACGGATTTGGGTGATGAAAATATACAAAGGATTTACAGGCATTGATGTAAAAATTAACCGGAGCCTTTTTACGACCAATCTTGGCAATTCTATTTTTGGGGGAACGATTTTTTCGGCCACTGATCCTTTCTATGCATTGCTGTTTGGGCAGTTAATGCAGCGCAAAGGTTTTAAAATAACGGTTTGGTTAAAAAGCGCGCAAATTCAATACATTAAGCCTGGCAGAACCGATCTTCACTATTCCATAAAAATAAGTGAAGAAATGATTACGGAAGCAGAAGGTGTTTTACGTGCCGAGGGAAAATTTATTAAAGCTTATCCTATTGAAATTTTTGATACCAGTGGTGAGCTTTGTGCAACCGCTTTAAATGAAGTATACGTTCGCAACCTGGAGTTTAAGAAATAG
- a CDS encoding DUF4442 domain-containing protein: protein MDKLNSLIQKAKHSKFYLWLLNRILLRTVPFNKPHNIRVTKIGDNELTMMAGNIKANRNHIRGIHACLLATLCEYVSGLSLLANFSPKEYRIILKNIHMTYHYQAKTAVYVKFKITKEEIQNDILNPLKTTEAVFREFPVEVYDTDNNHICTGLINWQIKAWKNVKMKV, encoded by the coding sequence ATGGACAAATTAAATTCATTGATCCAAAAAGCGAAGCACTCAAAGTTTTATCTTTGGCTGTTGAATCGGATTTTATTGAGGACTGTTCCTTTTAATAAACCCCATAACATACGTGTTACGAAGATTGGTGACAATGAATTAACAATGATGGCCGGCAACATTAAAGCCAACCGAAACCACATTCGCGGCATTCATGCTTGTCTTCTCGCCACACTTTGCGAATATGTTTCCGGATTAAGTTTGCTGGCAAATTTTTCTCCAAAAGAATACCGCATAATTTTAAAGAATATTCACATGACTTATCACTACCAGGCAAAAACAGCTGTGTACGTGAAATTCAAAATAACAAAGGAGGAAATTCAGAATGACATTTTGAATCCTTTAAAAACGACGGAAGCTGTCTTCAGGGAATTTCCTGTTGAAGTTTACGATACTGACAATAACCACATCTGTACAGGATTAATCAACTGGCAAATTAAGGCCTGGAAGAACGTTAAAATGAAAGTGTAA
- a CDS encoding acyl-CoA-binding protein — MSDLEQKFEDAKKRVMDLPEKPDNEVMLELYALNKQATIGDVNIDKPGMFDFVAAAKYNAWNGKKGMSKEEAQQKYMDYVEGLFKK, encoded by the coding sequence ATGAGCGATTTAGAACAAAAATTTGAAGACGCAAAAAAACGCGTAATGGATCTTCCTGAAAAACCAGATAACGAAGTTATGTTGGAACTGTATGCTTTAAATAAACAGGCAACTATTGGAGATGTAAATATTGATAAACCCGGTATGTTTGATTTTGTTGCCGCAGCTAAGTATAATGCCTGGAACGGTAAGAAAGGCATGAGCAAGGAAGAAGCACAACAAAAATACATGGATTATGTAGAAGGTTTATTCAAGAAATAA
- a CDS encoding acyl-CoA dehydrogenase, whose protein sequence is MATTATTVKTKGGEFLIKETLAQDIFIPEQWTEEQLMMKKTCEDFIAQEINPILDRIDNQEEGLMVSLLEKAGALGLLGTSVPEDLGGLGFDFVTSMLTTEVLGAGHSFAVALSAHTGIGTLPILYYGNEAQKKKYIPKLATGEWKACYCLTEPQSGSDANSGRTTATLTADGKHYVLNGQKMWITNGGFADIFTVFAKIGDDKNLSAFIVEKSFGGISLNPEEHKMGIKGSSTRQVFFNECKVPVENLLSERENGFKIAVNILNIGRIKLAGAAIGGSKGTVTQSVNYANERIQFERPISKYGAIRYKLAEQAIRIFASESATYRCSQNIEDAIHALIEGGMEEGKAKLKGIEQFAVEAAILKVHGSETLDYVSDEGVQIYGGMGYSAEGPMDRIYRDSRINRIFEGTNEINRMLIVDMILKRAMKGELDLMGPAQKVAAELVGIPEFAEPDETLFAYEKKLISNFKKAVLLVAGGAVQKLMATLSKEQEVIMNIANMAIEVYVAESTLLRVEKLVSMRGEAACEGQIAIARSYINSACDKIWVEGKEALNSFGEGDELRMMLIGLKRYTKQEPFNAKNARQVVAQKIIAENKYCF, encoded by the coding sequence ATGGCAACAACAGCAACAACGGTGAAAACCAAAGGCGGAGAATTTCTTATTAAGGAAACGTTGGCACAAGATATTTTCATTCCAGAACAATGGACTGAAGAACAATTAATGATGAAAAAAACCTGTGAAGACTTTATCGCGCAGGAAATAAATCCAATTCTTGATCGCATTGACAACCAGGAAGAAGGATTGATGGTTTCTTTGTTGGAAAAAGCCGGAGCGCTTGGATTATTGGGCACTTCTGTTCCAGAAGATCTGGGTGGCTTAGGTTTCGACTTCGTGACTTCTATGTTAACTACGGAAGTTTTAGGCGCGGGTCATTCTTTCGCAGTAGCTTTATCGGCGCACACTGGAATTGGAACTTTGCCAATTTTATATTATGGCAATGAGGCACAAAAGAAAAAATACATTCCGAAATTAGCAACGGGCGAATGGAAAGCTTGTTATTGTTTAACAGAACCACAAAGCGGATCTGACGCAAACAGTGGACGAACGACAGCAACATTAACCGCTGACGGAAAACATTATGTTTTAAACGGGCAAAAAATGTGGATCACTAACGGTGGCTTCGCGGATATTTTTACTGTGTTCGCTAAAATTGGTGATGATAAAAATTTGTCTGCCTTTATCGTTGAGAAATCTTTCGGGGGAATTTCATTAAATCCTGAAGAACATAAAATGGGGATAAAAGGAAGTTCTACACGTCAGGTATTTTTTAATGAGTGTAAAGTTCCGGTTGAAAATTTATTATCAGAACGTGAAAATGGGTTTAAGATCGCTGTAAATATTTTAAACATCGGACGTATTAAATTAGCGGGAGCAGCAATTGGCGGAAGCAAAGGAACCGTAACACAATCGGTAAACTACGCTAACGAACGTATTCAGTTTGAAAGACCAATTTCTAAATACGGAGCTATTCGCTACAAATTAGCTGAACAAGCCATTCGGATTTTTGCATCAGAAAGTGCAACCTACCGTTGTTCTCAGAATATTGAAGATGCCATCCACGCTTTAATTGAAGGTGGTATGGAAGAAGGAAAAGCAAAATTAAAAGGGATTGAGCAATTCGCCGTAGAGGCCGCTATCCTAAAAGTACATGGCTCAGAAACGTTGGATTATGTTTCGGACGAAGGGGTACAGATTTATGGTGGGATGGGTTACAGTGCAGAAGGTCCGATGGATCGTATCTACCGCGATTCCCGCATCAACCGCATCTTTGAGGGTACAAACGAGATCAACCGCATGTTAATTGTAGATATGATCTTAAAACGTGCTATGAAGGGTGAATTAGATTTAATGGGACCTGCACAAAAAGTGGCTGCTGAATTGGTTGGCATTCCTGAGTTTGCAGAACCGGATGAAACTTTATTTGCATACGAGAAGAAACTAATCAGCAATTTTAAAAAAGCTGTTTTATTAGTGGCAGGTGGAGCTGTTCAAAAATTAATGGCTACACTAAGTAAAGAGCAGGAAGTGATTATGAATATCGCTAACATGGCAATTGAAGTTTATGTTGCGGAGTCCACATTACTACGTGTTGAAAAGTTGGTGAGTATGAGAGGTGAAGCGGCTTGCGAAGGTCAGATCGCGATTGCACGTTCTTACATCAATTCAGCTTGTGATAAAATCTGGGTAGAAGGCAAAGAGGCTTTAAATAGTTTTGGCGAAGGGGATGAGCTACGTATGATGTTGATCGGTTTAAAACGTTATACAAAACAAGAGCCTTTCAATGCAAAAAATGCTCGTCAGGTTGTTGCCCAAAAAATCATAGCTGAAAATAAATATTGCTTTTAA
- a CDS encoding acetyl-CoA C-acyltransferase (Catalyzes the synthesis of acetoacetyl coenzyme A from two molecules of acetyl coenzyme A. It can also act as a thiolase, catalyzing the reverse reaction and generating two-carbon units from the four-carbon product of fatty acid oxidation), with product MNAYIVAGFRSAVGKATRGGFRFTRPDDLASDVIKHLMASVPQVDHARVDDLMVGNAMPEAEQGLNVGRIISLLSLNTDKVSGMTVNRYCASGLETIALASAKIAAGYADCVIAGGVESMSLIPMGGWRVVPNPAIAKEHADWYWNMGLTAEAVAKEFNVSREDQDAFSYKSHQKAIAAIKAGKFKEEIVPVKVSETYLDENGKKKVKDFIVDTDEGPRGDTSVEALAKLKPVFANGGSVTAGNSSQTSDGAAFVLVVSERFMKEHNLTPIARLVSHATAGVPPRIMGIGPIFAIPKAVEQAGLKMKDIDLFELNEAFASQSLAVVRKLELDESKVNVNGGAISLGHPLGCSGAKLSVQLFGEMRRQNKKYGVVTMCIGTGHGAAGVFELL from the coding sequence ATGAACGCATATATTGTAGCAGGTTTTAGAAGTGCAGTCGGAAAAGCCACACGTGGTGGATTCCGCTTTACACGTCCTGATGATTTAGCATCGGACGTTATAAAACATTTAATGGCCTCTGTTCCGCAGGTAGATCACGCCCGTGTGGATGATTTGATGGTAGGTAACGCAATGCCTGAAGCAGAACAAGGTTTAAACGTGGGAAGAATTATTTCGCTTCTTTCTTTAAACACCGATAAAGTTTCAGGTATGACGGTGAACCGTTATTGCGCATCCGGTTTAGAAACTATCGCACTGGCTTCTGCAAAAATCGCAGCCGGTTATGCGGATTGCGTAATTGCCGGTGGTGTAGAGAGTATGAGTTTAATCCCAATGGGTGGATGGAGAGTAGTTCCAAATCCGGCCATCGCAAAAGAACATGCTGACTGGTACTGGAATATGGGTCTTACGGCCGAGGCAGTGGCCAAAGAATTTAATGTTTCTCGTGAAGACCAGGATGCTTTTTCTTACAAGTCACATCAAAAAGCTATAGCAGCCATCAAAGCAGGAAAGTTTAAAGAGGAGATTGTTCCGGTGAAAGTAAGCGAGACTTACCTTGACGAGAACGGAAAAAAGAAAGTAAAAGATTTTATAGTAGATACGGATGAAGGTCCACGCGGTGATACTTCTGTGGAAGCATTAGCAAAATTAAAGCCTGTGTTTGCAAACGGTGGGAGCGTAACGGCGGGTAACTCTTCGCAAACAAGTGATGGAGCCGCTTTTGTTTTAGTAGTAAGCGAAAGATTTATGAAAGAACATAATTTAACGCCCATTGCTCGCTTAGTGTCTCACGCAACTGCTGGAGTTCCGCCTCGTATTATGGGAATAGGACCCATCTTCGCTATTCCCAAAGCTGTTGAACAAGCGGGTTTAAAAATGAAAGACATTGATTTATTCGAGTTAAACGAAGCTTTTGCATCTCAGTCTTTAGCGGTTGTTAGAAAATTGGAATTAGATGAAAGTAAAGTGAATGTAAATGGTGGAGCAATTTCATTAGGTCATCCTCTGGGATGCAGTGGCGCGAAGTTATCCGTGCAGCTTTTTGGAGAGATGCGTCGCCAGAATAAAAAATATGGCGTTGTAACAATGTGTATTGGCACGGGTCACGGCGCAGCAGGGGTATTTGAATTATTATAA